The following proteins are co-located in the Tripterygium wilfordii isolate XIE 37 chromosome 2, ASM1340144v1, whole genome shotgun sequence genome:
- the LOC120009425 gene encoding uncharacterized protein LOC120009425: MPPPPEDIHHSNKKKNLTFDQKRAIVQMLFQESQHGVLAKGVISKVANHFSISIRSVSRIWHDTKAYIANANVHDLSSKLVERENQPYIEESKKEVFDRIQTPCSHIYRTISMIDEGTLKSKPFFINMYDRIHIDEKWFYISKTSHKYYLHPDEMKPYRTCKSIRFIAKIMFLAAVARPRFDDISNKEFNGKFGIWPFVFKEPAKRSSKNRLAGTLETKPILSVTKDVIHSCLIEKFCGKIWVTHLCCQPLNSPDLNVLDLGFFRAIDSLQHQEAPSTMDEFVLAVENAFYMFPEEDLNNVSLTLQSCMVEILRNFGGNNYKIPHMSKKKLIRNGQLSICIECDSQILNDAMEATREIQGTQETQE, translated from the exons ATGCCACCACCACCGGAAGATATTCATCActcaaataagaagaaaaacctCACTTTTGATCAAAAGAGAGCAATTGTACAAATGTTATTCCAAGAGAGTCAACATGGAGTACTAGCAAAAGGAGTCATTTCCAAAGTTGCCAATCATTTTTCTATATCTATAAGATCAGTTTCTCGAATTTGGCATGATACAAAAGCTTATATTGCAAATGCAAATGTACATGATTTATCTTCAAAGCTTGTGGAAAGG GAAAATCAACCGTACATAGAAGAATCAAAGAAGGAAGTCTTCGACCGCATTCAAACCCCGTGCAGCCATATTTATCGGACGATATCAATGATCGATGAAGGTACACTCAAATCCAAACCATTTTTTATTAACATGTATGATCGAATTCATATTGATGAAAAATGGTTTTATATATCTAAGACTTCACACAAGTATTATCTCCATCCGGATGAAATGAAGCCTTATCGCACATGCAAAAGTATACGATTTATTGCAAAGATTATGTTCTTAGCTGCGGTGGCTCGTCCAAGATTTGATGATATCTCCAATAAAGAATTCAATGGAAAATTTGGGATATGGCCATTTGTGTTTAAGGAACCAGCCAAGCGGAGTAGCAAAAATCGTTTAGCGGGGACTTTGGAGACAAAGCCAATTTTATCAGTTACTAAAGATGTTATTCATTCATGTTTGATCGAAAAATT CTGTGGGAAGATATGGGTTACTCATTTATGTTGTCAACCTCTAAATAGTCCTGATTTGAATGTCTTGGATCTTGGATTTTTTAGAGCTATTGATTCACTTCAACACCAAGAGGCTCCAAGTACAATGGATGAATTTGTTTTAGCCGTGGAGAATGCTTTTTACATGTTCCCCGAAGAAGATTTAAACAATGTCTCTTTGACATTACAATCATGCATGGTTGAGATTTTAAGAAATTTTGGTGGGAATAACTATAAGATTCCACATATGAGcaagaaaaaattaattagaaatGGGCAATTATCAATTTGCATTGAGTGTGACTCTCAAATTTTGAATGATGCAATGGAAGCTACTCGTGAAATACAAGGAACTCAAGAAACTCAAGAATGA
- the LOC120009433 gene encoding zinc finger MYM-type protein 1-like, whose protein sequence is MDKFVTKVKRTIVDSSSPMTSKKDRAEIDYENLLADLGLRCSIWDYGPHDIDRVRRSYLQKGPCQPICHEFPQTLMVDELRRFNKDWFDQYSDWLEYSVAKDVAYCLYCYLFKPKSNQGGGDVFVGVGFSSWRKKEKFDQHVGKHNSAHNQARRKCQDLMSQRLTVSISTLFTSNTNKCRIDYRTRLSVATNCKINSSSFENASKNSQLVSSDIQKDLCIAAAIEVTNAIIKDIGESPITLLVDESRDISTKEQMAIALRYVNKKEMIVERCIGIEHVANTTTISLKASIQKLFSQHKLSLSSLIGQGYDGASNMQGEFRGLKALILNENPCAFYIHCFAHQLQLTLVAMSKNHAQVEFLFEITSKIMNIVGASCKRKDILLAKQNDRVLEALKKGEILSGRDLNQEINLQRPGDSLGLTLWYIN, encoded by the exons ATGGATAAATTTGTCACCAAAGTTAAGCGTACAATAGTGGATTCATCTTCACCCATGACATCAAAGAAAGATCGTGCAGAGATCGATTATGAAAATCTTCTTGCAGACCTGGGGTTACGATGTTCAATATGGGATTATGGCCCTCATGATATAGATCGCGTTAGGCGTTCATACTTACAGAAGGGTCCTTGTCAACCTATTTGCCATGAATTTCCACAAACCCTTATGGTGGATGAATTAAGAAGGTTCAATAAAGATTGGTTTGATCAATACTCTGATTGGTTGGAGTATAGTGTAGCAAAGGATGTAGCATATTGcctctattgttatcttttcaaaccCAAAAGCAATCAAGGTGGTGGAGATGTATTTGTCGGTGTTGGGTTTAGCTCTtggaggaagaaagagaagtttGACCAACATGTTGGGAAACATAATAGTGCTCATAATCAAGCAAGAAGAAAGTGTCAGGATCTCATGAGTCAGAGACTTACTGTAAGTATTTCTACTTTGTTCACTAGTAACACAAATAAATGCAGAATTGACTATCGAACTCGCTTGAGTGTGGCTACTAATTGT AAAATCAATAGTTCCTCTTTTGAAAATGCTTCTAAAAACTCTCAGTTGGTTTCATCTGATATTCAGAAGGATCTTTGTATTGCTGCTGCTATTGAGGTCACCAATGCCATTATCAAGGATATTGGAGAATCACCAATTACTCTTTTGGTTGATGAATCTCGAGACATATCAACCAAGGAACAAATGGCAATTGCTTTGAGGTATgttaacaaaaaagaaatgatagtagaGCGTTGCATTGGTATTGAGCATGTTGCTAACACCACGACTATCTCACTCAAGGCTTCTATTCAAAAATTATTCTCTCAACACAAGTTAAGCTTATCAAGCTTGATTGGTCAAGGGTATGATGGAGCGAGTAACATGCAAGGTGAATTTCGTGGTTTGAAAGCACTTATATTAAATGAGAATCCTTGTGCTTTTTATATTCATTGCTTCGCTCATCAACTTCAATTGACTCTTGTTGCCATGTCAAAAAATCATGCTCAAGTGGAGTTTCTTTTTGAAATAACTTCAAAAATCATGAATATTGTTGGAGCATCTTGCAAAAGAAAAGACATTCTCTTAGCTAAGCAGAATGACAGAGTACTTGAAGCATTAAAGAAAGGAGAGATTCTTAGTGGAAGAGACTTGAATCAAGAAATTAATTTGCAGCGACCGGGTGACTCGTTGGGGCTCACATTATGGTACATTAATTAG